A region from the Salidesulfovibrio onnuriiensis genome encodes:
- the fbp gene encoding class 1 fructose-bisphosphatase, with product MSQQVTVTEHIILHQNMVPRATGQFTRLFNELVLSAKIISREVNKAGLVDVLGFTGEVNVQGEEVKKLDEYANRILIHRLARSGVLCAMASEENADIIEIPHGLPQGNYICIFDPLDGSSNIDVNVNIGTIFSIYRRNSNPHEPLLSSDVLQPGMEQVAAGYILYGSSTMLVFTTGNGVYGFTLDPGVGEFLLSHPNIRIPEQGKIYSVNEGYSQYWDEGTRAVVEYFKSSQNSHMKPYSARYIGSLVADFHRNLLYGGVFLYPADMRDPKKPTGKLRLLCEANPMAMIVEQAGGMAIDGEKRIMEIEPDHLHQRTPLFIGSRKDVMVVQEIYQKYKGK from the coding sequence GTGTCCCAGCAAGTCACAGTCACCGAGCATATCATTCTGCATCAGAATATGGTCCCCAGGGCCACGGGCCAGTTCACCCGCCTTTTTAACGAGCTTGTTCTTTCCGCAAAGATCATTTCCCGCGAGGTCAACAAGGCCGGGTTGGTGGACGTTCTCGGGTTCACCGGCGAGGTCAATGTCCAGGGGGAAGAGGTCAAGAAGCTTGATGAGTACGCCAACCGCATTCTCATTCACCGTCTGGCCCGCTCCGGGGTTCTCTGCGCCATGGCCTCCGAGGAAAACGCCGACATCATCGAGATTCCTCACGGATTGCCCCAGGGGAATTACATCTGTATCTTCGATCCGCTGGATGGCTCCTCGAACATCGATGTCAACGTCAACATCGGCACCATTTTTTCCATCTATCGCCGCAACAGCAATCCGCACGAACCCCTGCTTTCCTCGGATGTCCTGCAGCCGGGCATGGAGCAGGTTGCGGCGGGGTATATTCTTTACGGTTCGTCCACCATGCTTGTGTTCACCACCGGAAACGGGGTCTATGGCTTCACGCTCGACCCCGGTGTGGGCGAGTTCCTGCTTTCCCACCCCAACATCCGCATCCCGGAGCAGGGCAAGATCTATTCGGTCAACGAAGGATACAGCCAGTACTGGGATGAGGGCACGCGCGCCGTGGTGGAGTATTTCAAGTCGTCGCAGAATTCGCACATGAAACCCTACAGCGCCCGGTACATCGGTTCGCTGGTGGCGGATTTTCATCGCAACCTGCTTTACGGCGGCGTGTTCCTGTATCCCGCGGACATGCGCGATCCCAAGAAGCCCACGGGCAAGCTCCGGCTCTTGTGCGAGGCCAATCCCATGGCCATGATCGTGGAGCAGGCCGGCGGCATGGCCATCGACGGCGAAAAGCGCATCATGGAGATCGAGCCGGATCACCTGCACCAACGCACGCCGCTGTTCATCGGTTCGCGCAAGGATGTCATGGTGGTCCAGGAAATCTACCAGAAATACAAGGGCAAATAG
- a CDS encoding tetratricopeptide repeat protein yields the protein MEKKIEWYQEVLSLEPGSKVFFPLAKLFAETGNTEDAVKTLRLGLDRHPDFLEARMFLVQLLTDLGREDEVHDQLRHVVDPLGEYPAFWRAWARSIPEDKRDLSVFLMLVAANISGEDIRWTDVVFEGLSSLSDRLVGAPLPPPCECKPRPPRRVAPISPDLEYDGVVERDEEIVLDGGNLRTRTMAELLASQGDIRGALDIFRELLELSPAEGKPALQERIRELETNLGREEGGDDKGDPFSVHAKNRLISTLETLASRFEARIRS from the coding sequence ATGGAGAAGAAGATTGAGTGGTACCAGGAGGTCCTTTCCCTTGAACCAGGCTCCAAGGTTTTCTTTCCCCTGGCCAAGCTTTTTGCCGAAACGGGCAATACAGAGGATGCCGTTAAGACCCTGCGGTTAGGGCTTGACCGGCATCCTGATTTTCTGGAAGCACGCATGTTTTTGGTCCAGCTCCTCACCGATCTGGGCCGGGAGGATGAGGTGCACGACCAGTTGCGCCATGTCGTCGATCCCCTGGGGGAATATCCCGCTTTCTGGCGGGCGTGGGCCCGGAGCATCCCCGAGGACAAACGGGACCTGAGCGTCTTTCTCATGCTTGTTGCCGCCAATATTTCCGGGGAGGATATCCGCTGGACCGACGTGGTCTTCGAGGGACTTTCCTCGCTGTCTGACCGCCTGGTCGGCGCGCCTTTGCCGCCGCCGTGCGAGTGCAAGCCCAGGCCGCCGCGTCGCGTTGCGCCGATCTCGCCCGACCTGGAGTATGACGGTGTTGTGGAGCGCGACGAGGAAATCGTGCTCGACGGAGGCAACCTGCGTACCCGGACCATGGCCGAACTTCTGGCCTCCCAGGGGGATATTCGCGGAGCACTGGATATTTTCAGGGAACTGCTGGAGCTTTCCCCGGCAGAGGGCAAACCCGCCTTGCAGGAGCGCATCCGGGAGTTGGAGACCAATCTCGGTAGGGAAGAGGGCGGGGACGACAAGGGGGACCCGTTCAGCGTGCATGCCAAGAACAGGCTCATCAGCACGCTGGAAACCCTGGCTTCGCGCTTCGAGGCCCGCATCCGTTCGTGA
- a CDS encoding FtsB family cell division protein: MAGKRILLGCLILINLFLLFRFVWSGQGLFAYMELKQRHDALERQLQEVDAESLDLSREIVRLKNDRAYQEKIIRDRMNFVKKDEILYIFQDNDVASTGEKADGEED, encoded by the coding sequence ATGGCTGGAAAGCGCATTCTTCTGGGCTGTCTGATACTGATTAACCTGTTTCTGCTTTTCCGGTTCGTGTGGAGCGGGCAGGGCTTGTTCGCCTATATGGAGCTGAAACAGCGGCACGACGCCCTGGAAAGGCAGCTCCAGGAGGTGGACGCCGAAAGCCTGGATCTGAGCAGGGAGATCGTGCGTCTGAAAAACGACCGGGCCTACCAGGAGAAAATCATCAGGGACAGGATGAATTTCGTCAAAAAGGACGAGATACTCTACATCTTCCAAGACAATGACGTTGCAAGCACTGGAGAGAAGGCGGATGGAGAAGAAGATTGA
- the pgsA gene encoding CDP-diacylglycerol--glycerol-3-phosphate 3-phosphatidyltransferase has translation MNRELFNLPNTLTLTRILAAPIIVVLLYFHLWFGWKFGPIAAAIVFMLASLTDMFDGIIARQQNLITNLGKFLDPLADKLLICSVLIMLVRMGADWKVPAWVVIIIVAREIAVTGMRAIAAERGDVIPADKFGKMKTIVQSLALAPLLWHYPLFGINLVLLGQVLLYTALVLTVFSGGNYLYNFYRNWLMNEES, from the coding sequence ATGAATAGAGAACTTTTCAATCTGCCCAACACGCTGACCCTGACCCGCATTCTTGCCGCCCCCATCATCGTGGTGCTCCTTTATTTTCATCTGTGGTTCGGGTGGAAGTTCGGGCCCATTGCCGCTGCCATCGTCTTCATGCTGGCCTCCCTGACCGACATGTTCGACGGCATCATCGCCCGCCAGCAGAACCTGATCACCAACCTCGGCAAGTTCCTGGATCCCCTGGCCGACAAGCTGCTCATTTGCTCCGTGCTCATCATGCTGGTGCGCATGGGAGCGGACTGGAAGGTCCCCGCGTGGGTGGTCATCATCATTGTCGCCCGCGAGATTGCGGTTACCGGCATGCGGGCCATTGCCGCGGAGCGGGGTGATGTGATTCCTGCCGACAAGTTCGGCAAGATGAAAACCATAGTGCAGAGCCTGGCCCTGGCGCCGCTGCTTTGGCATTATCCCCTGTTCGGCATCAATCTCGTGTTGCTCGGACAGGTTCTTTTGTACACCGCCCTGGTGCTTACGGTTTTCTCCGGGGGGAATTATCTGTACAATTTCTATAGAAATTGGTTAATGAATGAAGAAAGTTGA
- a CDS encoding Mrp/NBP35 family ATP-binding protein, producing the protein MSSGCSTCPSSKGGEKQASAQHELQNELISSTLARIKHKIFVMSGKGGVGKSSVTVNLAAALADQGHKVGILDVDIHGPSVPTLLGLKGNLDIDRGSLVMPKQYNENLCAVSMESLLKDPDQAVLWRGPMKTSAIRQFVSDVQWGDLDFLVVDSPPGTGDEPMTVLKTIPDALCLVVTTPQEVSLSDVRKSINFLQYANANILGVVENMSGLVCPHCHKSIDLFKKGGGEDLANKYGLDFLGAIPLDPATVVAGDRGTPVVLLEEESFAKDAFLKLSETVAKAVESSLEAAATNHG; encoded by the coding sequence GTGAGTTCCGGATGTTCCACGTGCCCCAGCTCCAAGGGCGGGGAAAAACAGGCCAGTGCGCAGCATGAGCTGCAGAACGAGTTGATTTCCTCCACTCTTGCCCGCATCAAGCACAAGATTTTCGTCATGAGCGGCAAGGGCGGCGTGGGCAAGAGCTCTGTGACCGTGAACCTTGCCGCGGCCCTGGCCGACCAGGGACACAAGGTTGGTATCCTGGACGTGGATATTCACGGCCCCAGCGTGCCGACCCTGCTCGGTCTCAAGGGCAACCTGGACATCGACCGGGGCTCCCTGGTCATGCCCAAGCAGTACAATGAAAACCTCTGTGCGGTTTCCATGGAATCCCTGCTCAAGGATCCGGATCAGGCTGTGCTCTGGCGCGGGCCCATGAAGACTTCGGCCATCCGCCAGTTCGTTTCCGACGTGCAGTGGGGCGATCTCGACTTTTTGGTCGTGGATTCCCCTCCGGGCACTGGCGACGAACCCATGACCGTTCTCAAGACCATTCCGGACGCCCTGTGCCTGGTGGTGACCACACCCCAGGAGGTTTCCCTGAGCGACGTGCGCAAGTCCATCAACTTTCTGCAGTACGCCAACGCCAATATCCTGGGCGTGGTGGAAAACATGAGCGGGCTTGTCTGTCCCCATTGCCACAAGTCAATCGATCTGTTCAAAAAAGGCGGCGGTGAAGATCTGGCCAACAAGTACGGCCTGGATTTCCTCGGCGCCATCCCCCTGGACCCGGCGACCGTGGTCGCGGGCGACAGGGGTACGCCGGTGGTCCTGCTTGAAGAGGAATCCTTTGCCAAGGACGCCTTCCTCAAGCTCAGCGAAACAGTGGCCAAGGCTGTCGAAAGCAGTCTTGAAGCAGCTGCTACAAATCACGGTTAG
- a CDS encoding DUF368 domain-containing protein translates to MHQERLTLRQAWARSPGPENGRQAAILAIKGFCMGAADIIPGVSGGTIAFITGIYDQLVDAIHSFDTAFLRRLLRFNLPGVLEHAHLKFLFFLLSGIALAIVGMARVMHFMLSQHPVEIWSLFFGLIAASIYIVGKRIERLNTANLLLCALGALGSYLLVGMIPVATPETLWFVFLCGSIAICAMILPGISGAFILLMLGKYEYITRTLKNPFLMENMEIILVFLAGAGLGIIVFSRLLHYLLHRWHAATVSVLTGFMVGALRKVWPWKEVLESAVIRGKVHVLREQNVLPDLGGELVSALCLMIAGMLVVLALDRLSNGKSC, encoded by the coding sequence GTGCATCAAGAAAGGCTGACCCTGCGGCAGGCCTGGGCCAGGAGCCCTGGGCCGGAAAACGGCAGGCAGGCGGCCATCCTGGCCATAAAGGGTTTCTGCATGGGGGCCGCGGACATCATTCCCGGCGTTTCCGGCGGGACCATTGCATTCATCACCGGCATTTACGACCAACTTGTGGACGCCATCCATTCCTTTGACACCGCGTTTTTGCGCAGGCTGCTGCGTTTCAATCTGCCCGGCGTGCTGGAGCACGCCCACCTCAAGTTCCTGTTTTTCCTTCTCTCCGGCATTGCGCTGGCCATTGTCGGCATGGCCCGGGTCATGCATTTCATGCTCAGCCAGCATCCCGTGGAGATCTGGTCCCTGTTTTTCGGGCTTATCGCCGCGTCCATCTACATCGTGGGCAAGCGGATAGAACGGCTCAACACCGCCAACCTGCTTTTATGCGCCCTGGGGGCCTTGGGCAGTTATCTCCTGGTGGGCATGATCCCCGTGGCCACGCCGGAAACCCTGTGGTTCGTGTTCCTGTGCGGCTCCATCGCCATCTGCGCCATGATCCTGCCGGGCATCAGCGGAGCCTTCATCCTGCTCATGCTCGGCAAGTACGAATATATAACCAGAACCCTCAAGAATCCGTTTCTGATGGAAAACATGGAAATCATCCTTGTTTTTCTTGCCGGAGCCGGATTAGGTATTATTGTCTTTTCACGTTTGCTGCACTATCTTCTTCACCGATGGCACGCGGCCACGGTCAGCGTGCTTACCGGTTTCATGGTCGGGGCCCTGCGAAAGGTCTGGCCCTGGAAGGAAGTGCTGGAGAGTGCGGTCATCAGGGGCAAGGTCCACGTGCTGCGGGAGCAGAACGTCCTGCCCGATCTGGGCGGGGAGCTGGTTTCGGCCCTGTGTCTGATGATTGCGGGAATGCTTGTGGTCCTGGCCCTGGACAGGCTTTCCAACGGGAAGTCCTGCTAA
- a CDS encoding protein-L-isoaspartate(D-aspartate) O-methyltransferase produces MIDPKRLREKMVREQIEARGVDDRRVLDAMRELPRHVFVEEALASKAYTDAPLPIGEGQTISQPYIVALMSQKLRVEPGMKVLEIGTGSGYQAAVLDRMGAEVYTVERIKKLFFAARKRFMDMRLFGIKLKLDDGTMGWPEEAPFDRIIVTAGGPEVPRPLVDQLADPGLLVIPVGSSRRMQKLILVEKRDGQVTETDLGGVAFVDLVGAHGW; encoded by the coding sequence ATGATAGATCCGAAGCGGCTTCGGGAAAAAATGGTTCGCGAGCAGATCGAGGCGCGCGGTGTTGACGACAGGCGCGTGCTGGACGCCATGCGGGAGCTGCCCCGGCATGTATTTGTGGAAGAGGCGCTGGCCTCCAAGGCCTATACCGATGCCCCGCTGCCCATAGGCGAAGGCCAGACCATATCCCAGCCCTACATTGTGGCCCTCATGTCCCAGAAGCTCCGGGTGGAGCCGGGCATGAAGGTGCTGGAGATCGGTACCGGCTCCGGGTACCAGGCCGCCGTGCTCGACCGCATGGGGGCCGAGGTCTACACCGTGGAGCGCATCAAGAAGTTATTTTTCGCGGCCCGGAAGCGGTTCATGGATATGCGACTTTTCGGCATCAAACTCAAGCTCGATGACGGGACCATGGGCTGGCCCGAAGAGGCCCCGTTCGACCGCATCATCGTTACGGCGGGTGGGCCGGAAGTTCCCCGGCCGCTGGTTGACCAACTTGCCGATCCCGGTTTACTGGTCATCCCCGTGGGTTCCTCCCGCAGGATGCAGAAACTCATCCTGGTGGAAAAAAGGGATGGGCAGGTGACCGAGACCGATCTGGGCGGGGTCGCCTTTGTGGATCTCGTGGGCGCCCACGGCTGGTAA
- a CDS encoding CBS domain-containing protein codes for MLKVKDWMSTPVHSLLENESLHNARALMDLQRIRHIPIVDVDNHFSGLITHRDVLSATISELADLDAETQKEIDSGIPLREIMCTDVMTVTPDSSLKDAAQLLLNHKYGCLPVLENGQLVGILTEADFLKLTINLMDALDNDQ; via the coding sequence ATGCTCAAAGTCAAGGATTGGATGTCCACCCCTGTTCATTCCCTGCTGGAAAACGAATCCCTGCACAACGCCCGCGCCCTCATGGACCTCCAGCGCATCCGGCACATACCCATCGTGGATGTGGACAACCATTTCTCCGGGCTGATCACCCACCGCGACGTACTCTCGGCAACCATTTCGGAACTGGCCGACCTGGATGCGGAAACCCAGAAGGAAATAGACTCCGGCATCCCCCTGCGGGAGATCATGTGCACGGACGTCATGACCGTCACTCCGGATTCCAGTCTCAAGGACGCGGCCCAGCTGCTGCTCAACCACAAGTACGGATGCCTTCCGGTCCTGGAAAACGGCCAGCTGGTGGGAATCCTCACGGAGGCGGACTTCCTTAAGCTAACCATCAACCTCATGGACGCACTGGACAACGACCAGTAG
- a CDS encoding M23 family metallopeptidase, whose product MNKEKKKFPFGAVIAVLVLAVLAAGGFVVFRDTTPPTIAIEPDVTEVGQNTEYIVTVEDPGSGLKSITVDVIQGKTTLPVLSRDVAQGTTQIREKFTLPKGKLKDGSLTVRVSARDASFYPFGQAGKSLAAKDFTLDSKPPRIMVQTHTTNLTQGGAGLLIYALSEEAKESGIQVGERFFPAYKQAAFGDKNIYYCMFAMPWDTPPAKFSPMIVATDTAGNSAKRSFPYHANARNFRKDRINLSDSFFEKTLPEFQQYLSGEGSLLEQYLKINTEVRGMNRAELVKVGRDTADAMLWKGPFKRLPNSANRARFADARDYYYQGKVVDQQTHLGLDLASTQQAPVPAGNDGIVAYADFLGIYGNVVIIDHGLGLQTLYAHLTSMSVARNDNVTRGQIIGHTGTTGLAGGDHLHYGVIISGIPVQPFEWWDARWIKHNITSKLQ is encoded by the coding sequence ATGAACAAGGAAAAAAAGAAATTCCCCTTCGGGGCGGTCATCGCCGTCCTGGTGCTGGCCGTCCTGGCCGCGGGCGGCTTCGTGGTCTTCAGGGACACGACTCCGCCGACCATCGCCATTGAACCGGACGTGACCGAAGTGGGCCAGAACACCGAATACATCGTCACGGTCGAGGATCCGGGCTCGGGCCTCAAGTCCATCACCGTGGACGTGATCCAGGGCAAAACTACCCTGCCCGTCCTCTCCAGGGACGTGGCCCAGGGAACCACCCAGATCAGGGAAAAGTTCACCCTGCCCAAGGGCAAACTCAAGGACGGCTCGCTCACCGTGCGGGTTTCGGCGCGGGACGCCTCATTCTATCCCTTTGGCCAGGCCGGCAAGAGCTTGGCTGCCAAGGATTTCACCCTGGACAGCAAGCCGCCGCGCATCATGGTCCAGACGCACACCACCAACCTGACCCAGGGCGGTGCGGGCCTGCTGATCTATGCCCTTTCCGAGGAGGCCAAGGAAAGCGGCATACAGGTGGGCGAACGTTTCTTCCCGGCCTACAAGCAGGCCGCCTTCGGCGACAAGAACATCTACTACTGCATGTTCGCCATGCCCTGGGATACTCCGCCCGCCAAGTTCAGCCCCATGATCGTGGCCACGGACACCGCAGGCAACAGCGCCAAACGCTCGTTCCCCTACCACGCAAACGCACGCAATTTCCGCAAGGACCGCATCAACCTGTCCGACTCCTTCTTCGAGAAGACCCTCCCCGAATTCCAGCAATACCTGAGCGGCGAGGGATCCCTGCTTGAGCAGTACCTGAAGATCAACACCGAGGTGCGAGGCATGAACCGGGCCGAGCTGGTCAAGGTCGGCCGCGACACTGCGGACGCCATGCTTTGGAAAGGCCCGTTCAAGCGGCTGCCCAACTCGGCCAACCGCGCCCGTTTCGCGGATGCGCGCGACTACTACTACCAGGGCAAGGTAGTGGACCAACAGACCCACCTGGGACTGGACCTGGCCAGCACCCAGCAGGCCCCGGTCCCCGCCGGCAACGACGGCATCGTGGCCTATGCGGACTTCCTGGGCATCTACGGCAACGTGGTCATCATCGACCACGGTCTGGGACTGCAGACGCTCTATGCCCACCTGACCAGCATGAGCGTGGCCCGCAACGACAACGTCACCCGCGGCCAGATCATTGGGCACACCGGCACCACGGGCCTGGCGGGAGGCGACCACCTACACTACGGCGTGATCATCTCCGGCATCCCCGTCCAGCCTTTTGAATGGTGGGACGCCCGCTGGATCAAGCACAACATTACCTCAAAACTGCAATAA
- the lon gene encoding endopeptidase La codes for MPTFSFDGKESPNHIELPMMSLREVVMFPRSIAPLFVGREASIKAIETAIADHDKKIFLVTQKNPEKERPEGDDLYEIGTVSKILQMLRLPDGTIKVLFEGLYRARREQGAEGAGYELGEDDYPRARIVALEEPVADSPEAQALIRSVQDSLEEFGKVNKKLAPEAILAMSSLKDAGQLADSVMPHLKVDFDRKQEILEMFAPLERLEKVYELLLGEIEIVSVEKRIKGRVKDQMEKNQREYYLNEQMKAINKEMGREDDPASEAAELESQLDAKEMPEEHKERVKKEIKKMRQTPSSSAEYTVVRNYIDWILDLPWGALKHTDTDIDKARKVLDEDHYGLEKPKERILEYMAVESLVDKLRGPILCLVGPPGVGKTSIAKSIARAMDREFVRLSLGGVRDEAEIRGHRRTYVGALPGKIIQSLKRCKFNNPVMCLDEVDKMSADFRGDPSAALLEVLDPEQNYAFADHYLDLDYDLSKIFFITTANTLESIPLPLQDRMEIIRLPGYLENEKVKIARQFLQPKQLDMHGLKEENLILSDNALLDIVRQYTREAGVRSLEREIASICRKSAMKIVEEGDRDKAVHVTKQNLSTFLGVPRFRHGERESESLVGVSTGLAWTQLGGELLLVEVALMPGKGKVQITGKLGDVMQESARAAISYIRSRSDLFGLKPDFHQQVDIHIHVPEGATPKDGPSAGITLASAITSALLNRPVRNDLAMTGEITLRGRVLPIGGLREKLLAAHRGLVKTVLIPADNKKDLKDVPNAILKDLEVIPVETMDEVLEHALLCPGGEKLFCPTEGIAPVANGLLKDEHRKSAH; via the coding sequence ATGCCGACTTTCAGCTTTGACGGCAAAGAATCCCCAAATCATATCGAACTTCCCATGATGTCTCTGCGGGAAGTGGTCATGTTCCCCCGGTCCATCGCGCCTCTGTTTGTTGGCCGGGAGGCTTCCATCAAGGCCATCGAGACCGCCATTGCCGATCATGATAAGAAGATTTTCCTGGTCACCCAGAAGAATCCGGAAAAGGAGCGCCCCGAAGGCGACGATCTCTATGAGATCGGTACGGTCAGTAAGATATTGCAGATGCTCCGACTGCCGGACGGCACCATCAAGGTGTTGTTCGAGGGTCTGTATCGCGCCCGCAGGGAGCAGGGGGCCGAAGGCGCCGGTTATGAGCTGGGCGAGGACGATTATCCCCGCGCCCGGATAGTGGCCCTTGAGGAGCCTGTGGCGGATTCCCCCGAGGCACAGGCCCTGATCCGTTCCGTGCAGGATTCCTTGGAGGAGTTCGGCAAGGTGAACAAGAAGCTGGCTCCCGAAGCCATTCTGGCCATGTCCTCCCTCAAGGACGCGGGACAGCTGGCCGACTCGGTCATGCCGCATCTCAAGGTGGACTTTGACCGCAAGCAGGAAATCCTGGAGATGTTCGCTCCACTGGAACGCCTTGAAAAGGTCTATGAGCTGCTCCTGGGCGAGATCGAGATCGTCTCCGTGGAAAAGCGCATCAAGGGCCGGGTCAAGGACCAGATGGAGAAGAATCAGCGCGAGTACTATCTCAACGAGCAGATGAAGGCCATCAACAAGGAGATGGGCCGCGAGGACGATCCCGCCTCTGAGGCCGCCGAGTTGGAAAGCCAGCTTGACGCCAAGGAGATGCCCGAAGAGCACAAGGAACGCGTCAAAAAAGAGATCAAGAAGATGCGCCAAACTCCGTCCAGTTCGGCGGAATATACCGTGGTGCGTAACTATATCGACTGGATCCTGGACCTTCCCTGGGGAGCTCTCAAGCATACGGACACCGACATCGACAAGGCCCGCAAGGTGCTCGACGAGGACCACTACGGTCTGGAAAAGCCCAAGGAACGCATCTTGGAATATATGGCCGTGGAATCGCTTGTGGACAAGCTGCGCGGCCCCATCCTCTGTCTGGTGGGCCCTCCCGGCGTGGGCAAGACCTCTATTGCCAAGTCCATTGCCCGGGCCATGGATCGGGAATTCGTGCGTCTTTCCCTGGGCGGCGTTCGTGACGAGGCCGAGATTCGCGGCCATCGCCGCACCTATGTGGGCGCGCTGCCGGGCAAGATCATCCAGTCCCTGAAACGCTGCAAGTTCAACAATCCGGTCATGTGCCTGGACGAGGTGGACAAGATGAGCGCCGATTTCCGGGGCGATCCGTCCGCGGCGTTGCTGGAAGTGCTCGACCCCGAACAGAACTACGCCTTTGCCGACCACTATCTGGATCTGGACTACGACCTGTCCAAGATATTTTTCATCACCACGGCAAACACCCTGGAATCCATCCCACTGCCTTTGCAGGACCGCATGGAGATCATCCGCCTGCCCGGGTACCTGGAAAACGAGAAGGTCAAGATCGCCCGCCAGTTTCTGCAGCCCAAGCAGCTGGACATGCATGGCCTCAAGGAAGAAAACCTGATTCTCTCGGACAATGCGCTTCTCGACATCGTGCGCCAGTATACCAGAGAGGCCGGCGTGCGCAGTCTGGAGCGCGAGATTGCCTCCATTTGCCGCAAGTCGGCCATGAAGATCGTGGAAGAGGGCGACAGGGACAAGGCGGTCCATGTGACCAAGCAGAACCTGTCCACCTTCCTGGGCGTGCCCCGTTTCCGTCACGGCGAGCGCGAATCCGAATCCCTGGTGGGCGTCAGCACCGGCCTTGCCTGGACCCAGCTCGGCGGCGAGTTGCTTTTGGTGGAGGTCGCTCTCATGCCCGGCAAGGGCAAGGTGCAGATTACGGGCAAGCTCGGGGACGTCATGCAGGAATCCGCCCGCGCGGCCATTTCCTACATCCGTTCCCGCTCGGATCTGTTTGGTCTTAAGCCCGATTTCCATCAGCAGGTGGACATCCACATCCACGTGCCCGAAGGCGCCACGCCCAAGGATGGTCCCAGCGCGGGCATCACCCTGGCTTCGGCCATCACCTCGGCACTCCTGAACAGGCCCGTGCGCAACGACCTTGCCATGACTGGTGAGATCACCCTGCGCGGACGCGTGCTGCCTATCGGCGGCCTGCGTGAAAAGCTGCTTGCCGCGCACCGTGGGCTGGTCAAGACCGTGCTCATTCCCGCGGACAACAAGAAGGACCTCAAGGATGTGCCCAACGCCATTCTCAAGGACCTGGAAGTCATCCCCGTGGAAACCATGGACGAGGTGCTGGAGCATGCGCTTCTGTGCCCCGGCGGTGAGAAGTTGTTTTGTCCCACCGAGGGGATAGCTCCGGTGGCCAACGGGCTTCTCAAGGACGAGCACCGCAAGTCGGCGCATTAG